AAAACGATTGAAGAATTAACGCTAGATGTGTATTACAAACAAGGCAAAGAAAACTCAATGGTTTATGAAGATGCTAATGATGGTTACGATTACATAAAAGGCCGCTATAGTTTAAGAGATTTTAAACTTCATGGCAAGAAAGATGAGTTGATAATTCAACAACATAAATCTGGAAAGTATGTAACCACATACAAAACCTTTAAATTAAAATTACACGGCCTACCTTTCAAAATTTCAAAAATTGAGGTAGATAATGTTGAAATTCCGTTTAAAGAACTAAAGCTTAATGGGGACAACACTTTAACACTTATTAAAGAGTTTACAGAGTTGCACATTATGGCTTAAGCGCATCATAAATTAATTTTTAGAGCCCCACTTTTTGAAGTGGGGCTTTTTTTGTCTTTGTTCGTGACTCTTAAAAAAGTCAAGAATGCCGTTCGTCGGAAAAATATTTTAAAAACCCACCTATTAAGGTTTCTTTGTAGAGCCATAAGCTAAAAAATGAAAAAAATACTCCTTTTACTACTTCTATTATTAACGCCATTGATATTTATAATGATGAATTCTTCTGAAGATTCGTTGCTCTACAAAATTGAAGGTGACGGCTATTCAAAAGAAACTAAGAATATAAAGTGGGAGTATATTAAAGATAAACTCTTTGAAGGGAAGGTGTATAGAAGCCATGAAAAAGCCAAAAAGATTTCTGGCCCCATTATTTTATTTACACTCAATAATGCAACAAAACAAGATAGTTTAGCGGTAAAAACGGTTATTGAAGATTTAAAAAAAGTTATTCCTAACAAAACGACAGATTACTTTTCAAAGTTTACAAACATTGGGTTTTCAGAGTTTGTCAACAATAAAAGCAATGGGGATATCAAAGGATATTCCTATCGTGATATTATAGCATCTACCATAACAATAAATTTTGAAGTCAATAAATACCAAAATAAACGAGGCGCCAATAAAAGTACAAAATCGTTATACTTTAGTTTTAAAAATGAAACTCCTCTATATAGCCGAAAAAAATATATTCAATACGACATATTAAGAACCATTTGTTTTATAGATGATAAAAACAACGAGACCATTTTTCTTAACCTCAACTACCCAACCGAAGCTATATTTAATGATCCAACTTATAATGTTTTAGATAAAGAATTTACAGAACTCGATAAATATTTAGTTCTAAAATTATATTCAGATGATTTTGAGGAGCAGTTTTCAGACTATATGTACCAAACCTATCCATGGCGGTATGCCAACCTTTTTGTAAATAAAAATTTAGCGTACATCAAGGTTTATACTTTAATAGTGGTTATAGGGCTCTTATTGTTTTTTACTTCATTTAGCCTTTTTAATAGTAGAAAAACAACATATTGGAATTATTTTTTCCCTATGTGTGTGGTTTTTATAGGATTGATGAACTCACACTGGTTATATCGTTATTTTATTGAAATTGAGCTCCCCACGGGTTCATTGAACCACATCATAGTTGTGCTCGTGTATGTATTGGTTTCTTTAGTTGTAGTCTCATTTTTATTATGGTTTTTAGAGCAAAAACTAATAAATAATTACTTGGGTTTTACATACCAATTTATAATGAAACTGGTGCTAACGTTTAGCGCTTTGCATATTCCTATCATTTTGGGTTATTTTTTATTAGACAACACAAATGAAAACTTAACAGCTTATGGCTCTGTTTTTTTCGTGTTTTTAACCTTAACCTTAGGGCGAGGTTTATTAATCTACTTAAATCACTTTTCAGACTCTTTGATAAATCAAAAAGAAGTAGAACTAAGTAGATTAAAAGAATTAAACGCTAAAAACGAACTGAAATCACTGCATGCCCACATTAACCCACACTTTTTATACAATGCGCTGAATTCTATAGCAAGTTTAATGCATGAAAGCACGAGCAAAGCTGAGGAGATGATTATTTCGTTATCAGATTTGTTTCGATATTCCATTAACAGAAAAGAAAAGAACATGAGTACTGTTAAGGATGAAGTTACCATGGTAAAAAATTACTTGAAAATTGAAAAAATTAGATTTGGCAAACGTCTAAATTTTATCATTGATGTAGATGAGGGTCTGCTTGAAAAAGAAATTCCTATGTATATTTTACAACCACTTGTTGAAAACGCAGTAAAACATGGTGTTTCAAAAGTAGAGCACATCGGAGAAATAAAGCTAGAAATAAAACAAAACAAAAATAATCTATTAATATTCATTAGTGATAACGGCAAAGATTTTCCTGAAGACTTATATAGTGGTTTTGGGCTACAATCTGTAAACGATTTACTAAGATTAAGCTATGGAGATAAAGCAAGCTTAAATTGGACAAACACTCCTAAAAAGAAAATTATAATTTCAACACCGCTGCAATAATAACTATGAAAAAACCATATTCCGTTTTAATTATTGATGATGAACGCTTAGCGAGGTTGCGTCTTAAAAAGTTAATTGAAGAGTTTTCAAACTTGTTCAGAATAATTGGAGAGGCAGAAAATGGATACGAAGCAGAACAAATGATTCTGGACCTACAACCTGATATCATTTTTCTAGATATAGAAATGCCCGGTTTAACAGGTTTTGAATTGTTAAAAAAATTAAAACTAGTGCCTATGGTCATTTTTTGTACAGCCTACGAAGATTACTCCCTTCAGGCATTTCAAACCAATAGTGTAGATTATTTAATCAAACCTGTAAAGAAGGAACGCTTGCAACAAACGGCGTTAAAGATTGAGCAGCTAAAGGCAAGTTTTTCTAAAGAGAATGTTTTTAGGGCCATTAATACAATTTCTGAGGCCAAGGAAAAAAATAGAATAACTTCTATTACCGTAAAAAAGAAAGATAAAATCGTTTTCGTGAAGCTTGAAGACATCTGTTATTTTGAAGCCACAGAAAAATATGTCGCTATACATACCAATAAAGGCATTGAACTTGTTGAGCAATCTTTAACCAAATTAGAAGAAAAACTGCCTCAAAATTTTTTAAGAATTCACAGAAGTTTTTTAATCAATACGAATTACGTAAAAGACTTTCAAAAGTATTTTAACAACCGGTATATCATTAATCTTTTAGATCATAAAAAAACAACGATAACCTCCGGTAGAACTTATAAAGACGCCATAAAAACTTATATAAATCAATAAAATTAGAATTATGAAAACGATTTTGTTCATACTGCTTATTGCCTTAACGACTTCGGTTTGTAACGCAAGCAACCCTATTACACCCAGTGAAACATCAACGACTACTATCGATAAACAGATACCAGAAGATGTAAAAGCATGGTTAAAAGCAGAACTAGCAAACACAACAACTACCGTATTGGAAAACTTTGAAACACCAGCTTTTTTCACAAAAAAGAATGCGAAAATTATTGGTTATATTAAAGGTTACGACCAAACATTAGGAGCAAAAACAGGTATATTTTATTATACTAATCAACTAACAAGAGAAAATAAACCTCGCGTTTTAGAAATTCATGAAGATGGTCGTTTTGAGTTGGAATTACCTTTAGATTATCCGATGCAAAACTATTTTGTAATCGAAAAATATCCCATCTCATTTTATATTGAACCAGGACAAAACCTATCTATTATCTTAAATTGGGAAGATTTAAAAGCCAAACGCACTTCCCGATATTTTAAAAAAGCTAGGTATCAAGGGCCTTTAAAAAAAATAAATACCGATTTGTTGCACTATAAACCAGAATATAACTCTGGGCATTTTCAAGAAAAAGAAGCCGTAATGCAACCTGATGCTTTTAAAAAGTATATGCTTGAATTTAAAACCAATGCTTTAAATGAAATTAAGGCGTACGAGCAGAGTGGGGAAATCGACAAAAAAACAAGCGAACTTTTAACAAACGACATTGTATTAGAAACATATCGCTTTTTATTTGATTACTATTTACCTACTCATTCTCCTAGATATGGGCAAGGAAAAAGAAAGGCAAATAATATAGATGATACCCATCCAGAAGATTACTATGATTTTATTCCAAAGCTCCCTTTGCATAAACAATCAATTTTAGTTAATCAAAATTTTGGAGTGTTTATAAACAGGTTAGAGTATGCAGATCCTCTACAGCCACAATCAAAAAACATGAGTGTAAGTACAAGTATTTCCTCAGATGATTTTTTAAAGTTTTTGGAAACTAAAAATGTAAAGATAAGTTTAAAAGAAAAAGAACTTTATAAAACCTTTCAAAAAGAACTATCTAATTGGGTAAAACAAAACGGGCATAAGAAGCCAGAATTACCAAAAGATTTAACAAATAAAATAAGGGCTTTGAACAAAAAATATGAGCCTTTTAGAAAAGAATATTATAATTTTATTGAAGAAAGAAGAGAGAATGCTTGGAAGAAATACTTTATAAAAAAGTGGCAAGAACAAGACTCAATAGCTAGCAGTTTGGGTATAAAAAACAATTTAGTTTACGAGATTATAAAAACCAGAACATTAAAATTTATGATGGAATCTGATGGCATGTACAAAGACAAAGCATGGTATTGGTCTGAATTAAAAAAAGGTATTACAAGTCCGTATTTAATTCAAGTTTGTGATAATTTATTTAACGATAAAGTATCCGAACCAGAAACCTATCCTTTACCTGAACACGAACCAGGCACAGCCATTTTTAATAAACTTATTGCGCCTTATAAAGGTAAAATTGTTGTGATTGAATTTTGGAATCCACATTCATACTACCAAGGAAAAGACTTAGAAGACATTAAAAAAAGACGCAAACTATACGAGAATAACAAAGATGTTGTGTTTTTAAACATAACTAACGAATCCCGTTCAACCCCAGAATACTATAAATCTGCTGTTGAAAAAAACGGCTTTAAAAACTCTCTTAGAATACCACAAGATGATTACAACTACATGAGACAGTTATTCAAGTTTAACGCTTCAGCACATGATGTTTTAGTAAAAAAAGATGGTGAAACGGTGTATAACAATTTTGAAGCTCACAATGTTGAGCATTTTTTAAGACAAGAATTTAATATTGAACCAACGCAACAAAATAAAAATTCTGTGTATATATATCATTAACTCAAATTATCGAGTTTATAGATAATGGCTTAACCTTCAATATTCAACATATGTAAATAGGCTGTCTAAAAAACCGTTATTCCGAATAACGTGAAGGAATCTTTAAAAATTAATTTGCTGATTTTGAGATTACTTCGATATATATATTTCTCGTAATGACGTTTTATTATTACTTTTTTAGACCTTTAGTTTCAAGTGTATTATATTTAAAGAGGAAAGTTTAGGTTAACTAAAATTATCAAATAATGAACCAGCTAAAAATTATTTTTTTGTTAATGCTTTCATCTTTGTTAACATTCGGCCAAGAATTTAGTAACGACCATAACATTGATTCAGAAGATTTAATAAATATCTTTAAAGAACAAGGAATTAACTTTTTTAAGTTTCCCTTTGAACTTGAAAAAGGAGAGTACATTTCCATAAGCTACAAAATATATGAATATGGAAAGTTAATTGAGCAAAGAAATGTTATTGAAGATTTTCAAAAAGAGAATGATTTACAATTTAATCACCATCATAGTAGAAAAGATTCTACGACATTCCATAGATTGTACTTTATTAAAGAAAGAGACTCTTTAAAAATGAAACAAGTTCTTCCTGGATTTACAACGTTTCAAAAAATAGATATTTCAAAAGTTGCAATTTCAGATTTTGCTGCAAGAACTAATGTTGATGTCTCTCTTACAAACAAAAGAGAGATTCTTTTTTATTATGCTTTGTATAACAATAGTGCCAAATTGAAGGAAAATGGAGGGTGGTTATCTTGTCCTACAGGAAAATCTAACGATAAGCTCATAAATAGTTATGACATGTTAATCCTTTTCTTTGCTGAGAGAATTAGTGCAGAAAGAGCGAAAAGTATTTTAGGAGAGGGTTTCTACAATAACATTTCCTGCCCAATCCCAATAAATAAAGAATAATTTTCAAATGAAATTTATTACCAAACTAATAGTGTGCCTATCGACAATATTTTTATTTAACTGTTCGTCTGACAAAAGGAATATTCTCGAATTGAACGGGGAGGTTATTGGAACAGACACTAAATCGATTATGCTAATAAAGCCTAACCAAGACACTAGGTTTGATTCAATCATAGAGATTCCTATTGTTAATGGTAAATTTTACTACAAAAAAGAACTTAAAAACCCTGAAGTAGTGAACCTAGCATTTACCCAATCAGTAAAAAAAGGTATATATAGACCTATGCCTCTGTTTCTTGAAAATGAAAAAATTGATTTGACCATTTTTCCAGAAGATGAATTTGATAAAAATATAGTCAAGGGTGGGGATTTAAACTCTGAATATAAAAACTATAAAAAAGAAGCGGAGTCTTTATTTAATTCTAGAGATTGGGAAAAACAATTAAAATGGGAGCAAGAAGATTATATTGGTCAAAATCCAAATTTAGTATCGTATTACCTTTTTTTAGAACAGTTAATATACTTCAAAGAATATATTAATTTAGATTTAGCCAAAAACAACTATAAAAAGCTCTCAAAAATTTATCCAAATCACCTTTATAATGATCTAGCAACCAATTTAATAAAAGCTATTGAAAACATAAAAGTTGGAAAAAAATACGCAGACTTTTCCGCTCCTGATTTAAATGGAAATGAAATCAAACTTTCTGAAAAAATTAATGGAAAAGTAGCATTATTAGATTTATGGGCTACTTGGTGTGGACCTTGTATAGCCAAAAGTAGAACAATGGTTCCTCTCTACAACGAATACAAAAACAAAGGATTTACAATTATTGGTGTTGCTGGAGAATTTAAAAACACCGATAGACTTGTGAAATTCCTTGAAAAAGAAAAATGGGAATGGATAAATCTAGTTGAACTGGACAGACAAAATAATATTTGGCAAAAATATGGAGTTGACGGTGGTGGCGGTGGAATATTCCTAATTGACCAAAATGGAATAATATTAGCAAAAGACCCAACCGCAAAAGAAGTTAGAATGGAATTAGAATCTCGATTGAATTAATAAAACTTTGTTTGACGCTAAACCACGCAACTACTAACAGAAAACCGTTAACAAAATATATTTGAAAACAATAAATAAAACTATGATAAAATCAGGATTTTGGGAATCGAGTGGCAAGAATCCCTTTTGGATAAACGTTGTTGATGATACTGTTTATTGGATGGGAATGAATAAGCAAAATGACGAAACAAAACTAGGAGAAAACTGGTGTCATGTAGGCTTTGGAAAAATACAAGGAAACAAAATAGAACTGTCATGGTCTGATATTCCCGTTGGCAAAGACCAATTGTATGGTAAAATAACCATTGAAATTCTGAATGAAACTAGTATGAAAGTGATTGCAGATTCTGGCAATTTTGGAAAATCGGAATGGAAATGGGTAAGTTCAACCAAAAACTTTTCAAAATTATAAATTTAAAAATTACCTCCTATTTTAGCCACGATAAAATACCGATTCCATGTTGTTTGTCCTTACTTATTGATCTTCCTTAGAAGCTTTAGTTTCGGCCGTAGGCACTTCTTCAACATCAAAAGGTTTTCCTAGATATACCAATTGGTAACCTTCTTGAATATCTTTTACTTCTAGATTATATGAGGATATAATATGTAGCTCGCCTTCATCATCTTTCACAAATAAAGGGATAATGTCGTCATCGCCATTTGAAATTTTAATCAGTTTTTCATAGTGTTCTTTATTTTCTAGATTGATTTCCTGTATTGAGGGGTATTTTTCAGTCAATTCAGATAAGCTATTGAAATCATCATTATGCGAAAACAAACCTTCTTTTGGGGTGTTTTCTTCATTTAACATTTCCTGCGTTGTTACCAACCTAAAAGATCCATTTTCACCAAACTGTTTACTAAATTTTTTGATGGCGTATTTATTAATATCGGGGTTTCCTGTAAGTGCCATTAAGTAACCCACATCGCTTAGTTCAATATTATCCATCAAGGTATCGGAATAAATATTGGTAGTTATGGCTTCTAAACCAAGTTCTTTGGCTTTTTCAATATTGCGTTCGTTACTATCAATAAGCACCACATGGCGACCGTTGTTTTCTAAATAATGCCCCAATAAGCGCGACACTTTTGATGCCCCGATAATTAAAATCCCTCCTGACTTTTTTAGAAAAACACCTACTAATTGTGCAAAAAGCCGTGCGGTAGTTGCATTTAACAAAACTGTTCCTAAAACTATCATAAAAACCAAAGGGGTTATGTACTCTGCGTCAACAACACCTTTGTCTGCCAATGTTAGTCCAAACAGCGAAGCAATACCGGCCGCCACAATACCTCTGGGCCCTACCCAACTTATAAAAAGTTTTTCCTTTAATTTTAACTTAGACCCTTGTGTACTGAGAAAAACGCCTACAGGCCTGATAATAAAAACTACCAAAGCAAATAGTATCGCAGCATTCCAGTTATAAACAAGGAGTAAGTCTTCCATGTTAATATTTGCCGCCAGTAATATAAACAGGATAGAAATAAGCAATACACTTAACGATTCTTTAAAATAAAGCAGCTCTTTTAAATACGACGAATTAGAATTACCTAAAACCATTCCCATGACCACAACAGCTAACAATCCCGACTCGTGGGCAAAACTATCGGATAAAACAAAAACCCCTAAAACCGATGCTAGAGCAAAAACATTTAAAAGATAGTGCGGTATCCATTTTTTATTAATTGAAAAATTCAGGGCATGGGCAAAAGTAAAACCAAAAGTAGTACCAAATAATACAATTTTACCAAATTCTATAAGAGCCGTTTTGGTGAATTCGCCCCCTGCGCCAACACTAATAAACTCAAATACTAGTACTGCTACCAACGCTCCAATGGGGTCTATTAAAATACCTTCCCATTTTAAAACAGCAGAAACATCTTTTTTTAAAGGTATATTTCTTAAAATAGGAGTAATTACAGTTGGCCCCGTAACAATAATAAGCGATGAAAACAGATATGATATTTCCCAACTTAAATGGAACACAAAATGAGCCGCCAGAGCGCCTCCAAAAAATGTAACTATAGACCCAATAGTAATAAGCTTTGTAATTACTGGCCCAACATTTTTTATTTCGCCCTTTCTTAAGGTTAACCCACCTTCAAAAAGAATAATACTAATAGCTAACGACACAAAGTAAAAAAGGCTTTCGCCAGGAAACAACCCTTCCTTACCATTCCAAATAGGCTCAATCCACTTAGAACCATCTTCGCTTAAAAACTCAGCAGCAATAGGCCCTACCAACAAACCAATTAATATTAGAGGCAAAATAGCTGGAATTTTAAATTTCCAAGCTACCCACTGTGCCAATATCCCCAAAATAATGATTCCCGCTAATTCTATCATACGTAAATGCTTATAAAAATGACTAATTTAAATAAAAACAGATGATTTTAAAGGTTTCTCATTATTGTTTTTGGCATAAAGCGTCATGTTTTTAAAAAAATGTTATCTTTCAAATCTTACAAAAAATTTAGTTAGCACGTGCGTTTAAAGCCATTTAAAAGTATAGGAATTGGTATAGCTTATTCTCCCAACTTAAAGGCCAACCTCTTTGAAGCAGCAAGGTTGTCTGTTTTCTTTGGAGCCAAGTTGTATTTAATACATGTGGGTGAGGTTTCTGAAGAAAAAACAAAAATGCTGAACATTATTTTAAAAAGCTTTGAAAAAGATAAGCTCAATTACGAAATCGTGTTTAAAACGGGTAACCCCGTTGATGTTATCCTATCAACTTCCGAAGAAAAAAATATAGATCTGCTCATTCTGGGCGCACTTAAACGCGAACGGTTTTTTAAATATTACATCGGTTCTATTGCCAGAAAGATTACCCGTAAAGCAAAATGTTCTGTATTGTTACTTATTAAACCTTCGGTAGAGCGATTACCTTGCCAACATGTTGTGGTAAACGGACTAGAAGATCCAAAGACCGAACAAACGATAACCACAGCCTTTTACGTAGCCCAAAAACTAAATGCCGAAAAAATAACCATTGTTGAAGAAATAAAACAGGATCAGATTGCCGTAAAGGTTGAGGACGATAAATCGTTGCGCCGCGCTAATATTATTAAAGAACGCATTAGAATGCGCGAAAACTCAAGAATTAAAGAAATAATAAGCCATATTCCGGAAGACTATTTAACAAACAAAACGATTAAGTTGCAACCTATTTTTGGAAAGCAAGGCTATTCTATTGGGCATTACGCACAAATAGCTAGAGCTGATTTACTGGTTATGAATGCCCCAAGAAAAGCCACCTTTTGGGACCGTTTATTTCCGCACGATATCGAGCACATTTTAACCGAGTTGCCAACCGATGTATTGATTTTACAATGAGTCCAAAAAAAAATAACATAAAACTGTTTTTTAAAGCCTTACCTAAAAATATATTTTCGGGGTTTGTTGTCAGCCTCATTGCTTTACCTCTTGGCTTAGGGCTTGCCATGGCTAGCGATGCCCCTGCTATTTCTGGTGTTATTGCTGCCGTTGTTGGAGGAATTGTTGTGTCCATTTTAGGAGGAAGCCACGTAACTATTAGCGGTCCAGGTAACGGGTTGGTAGGTGTTATTCTTGTAGCAATTACGACCTTAGGTTTAGAAAATGCATATATAGCCATTATATTTTCGGGTGTTTTATTGGTGCTCTTGGGTGTGTTTAGAATGGGGAAATTGGCCGATTTTTTTCCATCTGCAGCTATTCAAGGAATGCTAGCGGCCATCGGGTTAATTATTTTAGGAAAGCAGTTTCATATCATGTTGGCCCATAAAATTAAAAGGGAAGATACCGTAGATTACCTTTTTGAAATTCCCTTTACCATTAATGATGCTTTACATTATGGAAGAAGCGGATTGATTTATGCTGCTATCGCAGGTGTTATAAGCCTAGGCATTATGGTGTTCTATTCAAAAATCAGAAATAAATATTTGCAGCTTATCCCGGCACCTATGTGGATTGTAATACTGTCTATAGGCTTCAGCTATTACTTTGAGTTTGGCTTGCACGAACCCAATCCCATTGCCAGAGAATACATGATTTCTGGAATACCGGAAATTCAGCAAATTATAGCCGAATTACCAATACCTAATTTTAGTGGTATTTGGAGCTTTCCGTTCTGGGGAAGTGTTTTGGCTTTAACCCTCATTTCTAGCATCGAGTCGCTTTTAAGCATTAAAGCGGTTGACAAATTAGATCCTGAAAAACGGCGATCTAACGTAAACAAAGATCTTAAAGCTTTAGGTTTGGCAACCATTGGCAGTGGTTTTTTGGGCGGGTTAAACGTGGTAACTGTTATAGCACGAAGCTCGGTAAACGTAAATAATGGCGCCAGTAACCGATCGTCTAACTTTTTTCATGCCATATTCTTAATCATATTTATTGTATTCTTTAGCTCACAACTTACGCGAATTCCATTACCTGCACTTATGGCCATATTGGTCTATACAGGTTATAAATTGGCCTCTCCCAAGGTTGTAACAAAAATGTCGTCGATTGGAAAAGAGCAACTCATTATTTTCTTCGTAACGTTAATCGTTACCTTAAAAGTAGGCCTAATCACGGGTATTTTGGCCGGTGTTTTAGCTACACTCATTATTCATATTGTAGTTAACAAAAGTGCTGGTTTGTTTTTCAGAAATATTTTAAAACCCAACGTACTCATGTACAAAGAGCAAGATAGTAAGCACAATTACTACATAAGCGTAAAGCATTTTTGCAGCTTTTTAAATTATTTTAGGTTAAAGGAAAAATTAGGTGTTGTTCCTGAAAACTCCGATGTTATTGTCGATTTTTCACTTTGCGAATTTGTTGACGATACCGTTTTGGAAAATATGAGTGACTACCAAGTGCTTTTTGCTAAGCGCGGTGGGCATTTTGATGTTATAGGCCTCGATATGCATGATACAGACTCCAAACACCCTTTTGCATCAAGACGGTTATTGCCTGTGCCTAACATCATTAAAAAAAGCCTAACGCGACGCCAAACCTATATGGAGAACTTGGCAAACGATTATCAACTTAATTACAGCCCTAAACATGTAAAGGACGTTTCCTTTTTAAACAACTTTTCGTTTTTTTCAACTAAGTATATAGACCACATCTATAATATTTTATCGCACGAAAAAAGTGCCATAAAAATGTTCGATATTGAATTTACCGAAGGTGAGTTTATAGCCAAAGAAGTAGTTCGCACTACCATGGTTTACATCAATTTTAATAAAACCATACCCAAATTTACTTTAGATAGGGAAGGGTTTTTAGAAAAAGTATCCGCTTTTGCCGGTTTTAAAGATATACCCATTGAAAACCATGATGATTTTTCAAGAAGATTTTATTTATTGGGCGAGAATGAAACCAAAATTGCCGAATTTTTTGACGACGATGTAACCCACTTTTTTGAAAGTAACCCCTATTACCACGTAGAATCAGACGGCAACGCCTTGCTTATTTTTGGCCGGGAGCGCTTGGCAAGTATAAAAGAAATAAAGGCGATTTTTGATTACGGAAAACGGTTGAAAAAGGTTATTTTAAAAAACCAAAATTGATGCTTTTTTTTAAATAGGATTAAAAGGAAAAAAATAAGGGATAACGAACGAAGCCGCCAACCAAATAAGCAGGTTTAAAGGCGTTCCCATTTTTAAAAAATCTGAAAACTTATAATTTCCGGGCGCATAAACCATGGTATTTGTGGGGTAGCTCATGGGCGTCATAAACGTTAAGGAACATGCAAACATAACGGCTACTAAAAACGGGCGTTCGCTAATGCCCATCGCTTGGGCCAAAGTAATCACAATAGGCACCATCAAAGCAGCCGTGGCCTTGCTTGAAATTAAATTGGTTAATATAAATGCCGCTAAATATATAATGCTTAAAGTAAAATAGGCATTGTATTGCCCAAGTGTATCCATAATGTAATTGGCTATTAAATCGGCACCTCCTGTTTTTTCGAGTGCCGTACCCATAGAAAGTACACCGGCCATCATAAAGATTACCTTCCACTCTACCGCTTTGTACGCTTCCATAGGTTTTAAAACCCCAATAAGTATCATTAACAGAGCACCTACCATAGCACTTATTAAGATAGATGTTACATTAAGCGATGCCGCCATAATAACTCCAATACCAATTAAAACCGCAGGAATAGCTTTTTTATAGTCGGTTTTCTTTTTTACATATTCTGAAAGTTTAACAATAAGACTTTGAGACTCTAAGTTGTTTATTTCCTCGGGTTGCCCCAACATAAGCATCATGTCACCTTCTTTTAAAGTTATATGGGTGAGTTTATTGTATTTCATTTCTCCGCGCTGCCGGATGGCGATAACCGAAGAATTATATTGCCTTCTAAAATTAATTTCTTTCAATGAGCTTTCAGACAAACCCGATCCAAATGGAATAATCACTTCGTATAAATTGAAAGACTTATATTTTTCTTCGGCTTTCTTCATGCGCTTACTCCCTTTAATACTATAGCCCTCAACATCCAACAAGCGCGATAAGGTTTCTGGAGGAACGATAATTTTTAAAATATCGCCTTGTAATATTTTAGTATCTGTATCAAAATTATGCTTTAATAC
This genomic stretch from Flavobacteriaceae bacterium GSB9 harbors:
- a CDS encoding histidine kinase, yielding MKKILLLLLLLLTPLIFIMMNSSEDSLLYKIEGDGYSKETKNIKWEYIKDKLFEGKVYRSHEKAKKISGPIILFTLNNATKQDSLAVKTVIEDLKKVIPNKTTDYFSKFTNIGFSEFVNNKSNGDIKGYSYRDIIASTITINFEVNKYQNKRGANKSTKSLYFSFKNETPLYSRKKYIQYDILRTICFIDDKNNETIFLNLNYPTEAIFNDPTYNVLDKEFTELDKYLVLKLYSDDFEEQFSDYMYQTYPWRYANLFVNKNLAYIKVYTLIVVIGLLLFFTSFSLFNSRKTTYWNYFFPMCVVFIGLMNSHWLYRYFIEIELPTGSLNHIIVVLVYVLVSLVVVSFLLWFLEQKLINNYLGFTYQFIMKLVLTFSALHIPIILGYFLLDNTNENLTAYGSVFFVFLTLTLGRGLLIYLNHFSDSLINQKEVELSRLKELNAKNELKSLHAHINPHFLYNALNSIASLMHESTSKAEEMIISLSDLFRYSINRKEKNMSTVKDEVTMVKNYLKIEKIRFGKRLNFIIDVDEGLLEKEIPMYILQPLVENAVKHGVSKVEHIGEIKLEIKQNKNNLLIFISDNGKDFPEDLYSGFGLQSVNDLLRLSYGDKASLNWTNTPKKKIIISTPLQ
- a CDS encoding AhpC/TSA family protein; amino-acid sequence: MNGEVIGTDTKSIMLIKPNQDTRFDSIIEIPIVNGKFYYKKELKNPEVVNLAFTQSVKKGIYRPMPLFLENEKIDLTIFPEDEFDKNIVKGGDLNSEYKNYKKEAESLFNSRDWEKQLKWEQEDYIGQNPNLVSYYLFLEQLIYFKEYINLDLAKNNYKKLSKIYPNHLYNDLATNLIKAIENIKVGKKYADFSAPDLNGNEIKLSEKINGKVALLDLWATWCGPCIAKSRTMVPLYNEYKNKGFTIIGVAGEFKNTDRLVKFLEKEKWEWINLVELDRQNNIWQKYGVDGGGGGIFLIDQNGIILAKDPTAKEVRMELESRLN
- a CDS encoding cation:proton antiporter, with translation MIELAGIIILGILAQWVAWKFKIPAILPLILIGLLVGPIAAEFLSEDGSKWIEPIWNGKEGLFPGESLFYFVSLAISIILFEGGLTLRKGEIKNVGPVITKLITIGSIVTFFGGALAAHFVFHLSWEISYLFSSLIIVTGPTVITPILRNIPLKKDVSAVLKWEGILIDPIGALVAVLVFEFISVGAGGEFTKTALIEFGKIVLFGTTFGFTFAHALNFSINKKWIPHYLLNVFALASVLGVFVLSDSFAHESGLLAVVVMGMVLGNSNSSYLKELLYFKESLSVLLISILFILLAANINMEDLLLVYNWNAAILFALVVFIIRPVGVFLSTQGSKLKLKEKLFISWVGPRGIVAAGIASLFGLTLADKGVVDAEYITPLVFMIVLGTVLLNATTARLFAQLVGVFLKKSGGILIIGASKVSRLLGHYLENNGRHVVLIDSNERNIEKAKELGLEAITTNIYSDTLMDNIELSDVGYLMALTGNPDINKYAIKKFSKQFGENGSFRLVTTQEMLNEENTPKEGLFSHNDDFNSLSELTEKYPSIQEINLENKEHYEKLIKISNGDDDIIPLFVKDDEGELHIISSYNLEVKDIQEGYQLVYLGKPFDVEEVPTAETKASKEDQ
- a CDS encoding LytTR family DNA-binding domain-containing protein, with translation MKKPYSVLIIDDERLARLRLKKLIEEFSNLFRIIGEAENGYEAEQMILDLQPDIIFLDIEMPGLTGFELLKKLKLVPMVIFCTAYEDYSLQAFQTNSVDYLIKPVKKERLQQTALKIEQLKASFSKENVFRAINTISEAKEKNRITSITVKKKDKIVFVKLEDICYFEATEKYVAIHTNKGIELVEQSLTKLEEKLPQNFLRIHRSFLINTNYVKDFQKYFNNRYIINLLDHKKTTITSGRTYKDAIKTYINQ
- a CDS encoding universal stress protein, giving the protein MRLKPFKSIGIGIAYSPNLKANLFEAARLSVFFGAKLYLIHVGEVSEEKTKMLNIILKSFEKDKLNYEIVFKTGNPVDVILSTSEEKNIDLLILGALKRERFFKYYIGSIARKITRKAKCSVLLLIKPSVERLPCQHVVVNGLEDPKTEQTITTAFYVAQKLNAEKITIVEEIKQDQIAVKVEDDKSLRRANIIKERIRMRENSRIKEIISHIPEDYLTNKTIKLQPIFGKQGYSIGHYAQIARADLLVMNAPRKATFWDRLFPHDIEHILTELPTDVLILQ